Proteins from a genomic interval of Trifolium pratense cultivar HEN17-A07 linkage group LG6, ARS_RC_1.1, whole genome shotgun sequence:
- the LOC123890091 gene encoding cytochrome P450 89A2-like, which yields MDASWLIIILLLLLVLLCLSMLIIITRIRSSINLPPGPLYIPFITDILLLPKISFSQLKPILHDLHAKHGPIISVHFWSTHIFIFDRFLAHKALIQNASVFANRPKSINNNIQLNITSSFYGSTWRILRNNLASTMLHPSRFQSFSKTRTRVLEALLKELKLEAKVMNNSVKLINYIHHAIFCLLAFMCFGENVDNKKIENIKNIQKCLIMSSGKYSALNFYPKFVSRMLFRKRWQELSQLRKFQNDLMVELIQSRKKVIENNNYDDDGCFVCYVDTLLNLKLPEEKRKLDEGELVALCSEFLTAGTDTTSTTIEWVMANLVKHKHMQQRLVEEIEDVVGDREEKKVREEDLEKLPYLKALILEGLRRHPPSHYAIPHAVTEDVILNGYFVPKNGTVNFMVADIGLDPTVWKDPMVFKPERFLRDETSSSNILEAYDISGKKEIKMMPFGAGRRICPAYKLAMLHLEYFVANLVLNFEWKTLLSTENVDLSEKQEFTMVMKHPLQAQISQRSKTVT from the coding sequence ATGGATGCATCTTGGTTGATAATCATATTACTACTTCTACTTGTTCTTCTATGTCTTTCAATGCTTATTATCATCACAAGAATAAGATCCTCCATTAACCTCCCTCCCGGACCTTTATACATTCCTTTCATTACTGACATCCTCTTGCTACCAAAAATATCATTCTCACAACTCAAACCAATTCTTCATGATCTTCATGCCAAACATGGCCCTATCATTTCGGTCCACTTTTGGTCTACTCATATTTTCATATTCGATCGTTTCCTCGCACACAAAGCCTTAATCCAAAATGCTTCTGTTTTTGCCAACCGCCCAAAATCCATAAACAATAACATCCAACTTAATATCACATCGTCTTTCTACGGCTCCACGTGGCGCATTCTTCGCAATAACCTAGCATCTACCATGCTTCACCCATCACGATTCCAATCATTTTCCAAAACTCGCACGCGTGTATTGGAAGCGCTTTTAAAAGAATTAAAGTTAGAAGCTAAAGTTATGAACAATTCTGTTAAGCTCATCAACTACATTCACCACGCCATTTTTTGCTTACTAGCTTTCATGTGTTTCGGTGAAAATgttgacaataaaaaaattgaaaacataaaaaacattCAAAAATGTTTGATTATGAGCTCCGGAAAATACAGTGCCTTAAATTTCTACCCAAAATTTGTATCTCGCATGTTATTCCGAAAGCGTTGGCAAGAATTGTCACAACTTCGGAAATTCCAAAATGATTTGATGGTTGAACTAATACAGTCCCGAAAGaaagttattgaaaataataattatgatgatgatggatGTTTTGTTTGTTATGTGGATACTTTGTTGAACTTGAAATTGCCCGAGGAAAAACGAAAGCTTGATGAAGGTGAACTTGTTGCTCTTTGTTCGGAGTTTCTCACCGCGGGAACAGATACAACTTCAACTACAATTGAGTGGGTTATGGCAAATTTGGTGAAACACAAACACATGCAACAGAGGCTAGTAGAGGAAATTGAAGATGTAGTTGGCGATAGAGAGGAAAAGAAAGTAAGAGAGGAAGACTTAGAAAAATTACCATATTTGAAGGCTTTGATTTTGGAAGGGTTAAGGCGTCATCCTCCTTCTCACTATGCAATTCCACATGCAGTGACCGAGGATGTTATTTTGAATGGTTATTTTGTACCTAAAAATGGGACTGTGAATTTTATGGTGGCAGATATAGGATTGGATCCAACGGTTTGGAAGGATCCTATGGTGTTTAAGCCAGAACGATTTTTAAGAGATGAAACAAGTAGTAGTAATATTTTAGAAGCATATGATATTAGTGGTAAAAAAGAGATAAAGATGATGCCATTTGGAGCTGGGAGGAGGATTTGCCCGGCATATAAATTAGCAATGCTCCATTTAGAATATTTTGTTGCTAATTTGGTTTTGAACTTTGAGTGGAAGACTTTACTATCCACAGAAAATGTTGATTTGTCTGAAAAACAAGAATTCACTATGGTGATGAAACATCCACTACAAGCTCAAATTTCTCAAAGGAGTAAAACAGTCACATGA
- the LOC123890090 gene encoding arabinogalactan protein 13-like, which produces MEASKMNFLVAVMVAMLMIAISGVSAADAPAPSPASDATTLFVPTAFASLIALAFGFLF; this is translated from the coding sequence atggAAGCATCAAAGATGAATTTTTTGGTGGCAGTTATGGTTGCTATGTTGATGATAGCAATAAGTGGTGTTTCAGCTGCTGATGCACCAGCTCCAAGTCCAGCTTCTGATGCTACTACACTTTTTGTTCCAACTGCTTTTGCTTCTCTCATAGCTCTTGCATTtgggtttttgttttga
- the LOC123890092 gene encoding uncharacterized protein LOC123890092, producing MDINEWVILSDESFFNGDEKQIFSGNRNSFSNSSSSIYDKDYFCTSPKSSKTIEIESPKVPKLLIHVPIQLEPKFENIPNEELVKGNTEKIKVPLSTEEPDQDSVSQVFFQMKENKIVDMKLESPKSSTSSGRGLFSPLDGEMEIMTSPRMKNLEKEIMYYDEKEGEDMNVGFNFWKWSLTGVGAICSFGVAAATICVLFFGSQQKNNKLQLDQKIRFQIYTDDKRIKQVVQHATKLNEAFAAARGVPLSRAHITYGGHYDGV from the exons ATGGATATTAATGAGTGGGTTATCCTTTCTGATGAAAGCTTTTTTAATGGTGATGAGAAACAGATTTTCTCAGGAAACAGAAACTCATTCTCAAACTCATCATCAAGTATCTATGACAAAGATTACTTTTGCACCTCcccaaaatcatcaaaaacCATTGAAATTGAATCACCAAAAGTTCCAAAACTACTTATCCATGTTCCAATTCAATTAGAACCCAAATTTGAAAACATTCCAAATGAAGAGTTGGTGAAAGGAAACACCGAAAAAATCAAAGTTCCTCTGTCGACAGAGGAGCCCGATCAAGACAGTGTTTCACAAGTTTTCTTTCaaatgaaagaaaacaaaattgttgACATGAAATTAGAGTCACCAAAGTCTAGTACTAGTAGTGGTAGAGGATTGTTTTCTCCACTTGATGGTGAAATGGAGATTATGACATCACCTAGAATGAAGAACTTGGAGAAAGAAATTATGTACTATGATGAGAAAGAAGGAGAGGACATGAATGTTGGTTTTAACTTTTGGAAATGGAGTTTGACAGGTGTTGGAGCTATTTGTTCTTTTGGTGTTGCTGCTGCCACAATCTGTGTCTTGTTCTTTGGAAGTCAGCAAAAGAACAACAAACTTCAGCTGGATCAAAAGATTAGGTTCCAAATCTACACTGATGACAAG AGGATTAAGCAAGTGGTACAACATGCAACAAAATTGAATGAAGCATTTGCAGCAGCTAGGGGTGTTCCACTGAGCAGAGCTCATATAACTTATGGTGGTCACTATGATGGTGTTTGA